The genomic segment CGATTCTAGAAGTATTTCTCCTATATTCATTTCCTACCACCTTCATTTATGATTACCACGGGATGAATATATTTGTTTTTTATATTAGACACATTCAATACCCTCAGCTACTTTAAGCGCCTTTATTGCCACTTCTATCTGAGACAAATCCGGTTCCCTCGTAGTTAGGTTCTGCAATTTCAGTCCTGGATAAGAAAGGATTTTAGCTAGGGTGCCTGTGCTTTTTCCCATCCATTTAATAATTTCATAGCTTCCACCCGAAATCAAAGGAAGAAGTACTATTCTATACATTATTCTTTCCCAGATTGAATTCCAACCAGTTAAAGAAAACATTATTATACTAACTATCATAACTAAAAACAAAAAATTCGTACCACATCTTGGATGCAGTCTTCCAAACTTAGCTGCATTCTCTGGAGTTAATTCAACATTGTTTTCATAACAAAATATAGTTTTATGTTCTGCGCCATGGTATTGATATACCCTCTTGATATCTTCCATTTTTCCTATTAAATATACGTATATTAAAAATATTAAAACTCTAATAATTCCTTCTACAATATTCATACCCATTGTGCTTGCGCCCACCTTACTAAAAAGACTAGCTACAAGAGTTGGTAAAATAAAAAATAACCCTATAGATATAATCAATGAAATGACGAGAGATATCCCCACAATTACATCATTGCTTTTTTCCTTGAATACTTTTTTTATCCATTTATCTAATTTTGAAGGTTCTTCCTCTTCTTCAAAAAAAGAAGCTGAATAATTTAAAGTTTTTACACCTATAACTAAAGACTCAATT from the Clostridium sp. CM027 genome contains:
- a CDS encoding DUF1385 domain-containing protein, whose product is MAKNINVGGQAVIEGVMMRGSAGIATAVRTEQGEIVVEKKGYTAYTKKNKILGLPIIRGFVSLIESLVIGVKTLNYSASFFEEEEEPSKLDKWIKKVFKEKSNDVIVGISLVISLIISIGLFFILPTLVASLFSKVGASTMGMNIVEGIIRVLIFLIYVYLIGKMEDIKRVYQYHGAEHKTIFCYENNVELTPENAAKFGRLHPRCGTNFLFLVMIVSIIMFSLTGWNSIWERIMYRIVLLPLISGGSYEIIKWMGKSTGTLAKILSYPGLKLQNLTTREPDLSQIEVAIKALKVAEGIECV